In the Drosophila takahashii strain IR98-3 E-12201 chromosome 3R, DtakHiC1v2, whole genome shotgun sequence genome, one interval contains:
- the mora gene encoding cysteine and histidine-rich domain-containing protein morgana, giving the protein MEQCYNRGCGQLFDPATNNDESCRHHPGDPFFHDAYKGWGCCNKKSVDFTEFLNIKGCTLAKHSNVKPPEPEKPVKDESDKDEVIEVRAPIRESLPRPPIETPLTVLQPTVAPALKEIVFAAQIPVAKKSSDAIEIGTSCKNNGCTYSFAGTSSDFAECTYHPGVPIFHEGLKFWSCCQKRTSDFAQFMAQKGCAYGQHKWVKENEDKKVVQCRYDWHQTATNVVVAIYAKKYDHSQSLVELNPIRLHVNLVFPEQENARFDLDLELRGIVNVSQASAHMYGTKVEITLPKLEPGSWSNLNFPNKKLPAAKKGQDEEKPKHEDSDEEFFDLDDIKSETHYRLSEMSLQNQNNLD; this is encoded by the exons ATGGAGCAGTGCTACAACAGAGGCTGTGGCCAACTCTTCGATCCGGCGACCAACAACGATG AATCATGCCGGCACCATCCGGGGGATCCATTCTTCCACGACGCCTACAAGGGATGGGGCTGCTGCAACAAGAAGTCGGTGGACTTCACCGAGTTCCTCAACATCAAGGGCTGCACTTTGGCGAAGCACTCGAATGTCAAGCCTCCGGAGCCGGAGAAGCCGGTGAAGGATGAATCCGACAAGGATGAGGTCATCGAGGTGCGTGCCCCCATCCGGGAGTCTCTGCCCCGGCCGCCCATTGAAACCCCGTTGACTGTGCTCCAACCCACGGTGGCTCCCGCCTTAAAAGAGATTGTTTTTGCGGCCCAAATCCCAGTGGCCAAGAAATCCAGCGATGCCATCGAAATCGGAACCAGTTGCAAGAACAACGGCTGCACCTACTCCTTTGCGGGCACCAGCAGCGACTTTGCCGAATGCACCTACCATCCGGGAGTGCCCATCTTCCACGAGGGTTTGAAGTTCTGGTCCTGCTGCCAGAAAAGAACCTCGGACTTTGCCCAGTTCATGGCCCAAAAGGGTTGTGCCTACGGTCAGCACAAGTGGGTGAAGGAG AACGAGGACAAAAAGGTGGTGCAGTGCCGCTACGATTGGCACCAGACGGCCACCAATGTGGTTGTGGCCATTTATGCCAAGAAATATGACCACAGCCAGAGTCTGGTGGAGCTGAATCCCATCAGGCTGCACGTGAACTTGGTATTTCCCGAGCAGGAGAACGCCCGGTTtgatttggacttggaattAAGAGGG ATTGTCAATGTGAGCCAAGCCAGTGCACATATGTACGGCACAAAAGTGGAGATTACTCTGCCCAAACTGGAGCCTGGTTCCTGGTCCAACCTGAATTTCCCCAACAAAAAGCTGCCAGCGGCCAAGAAGGGCCAGGATGAAGAGAAGCCAAAGCACGAGGACAGCGACGAGGAGTTCTTCGACCTGGACGACATCAAGTCGGAGACCCACTACCGTCTCTCGGAAATGAGCTTGCAGAACCAAAATAACTTAGATTAA
- the LOC108070092 gene encoding RWD domain-containing protein 1, with amino-acid sequence MSRNYKEDQTNEVEALDSIYCGEMQILATEPHHKFQIPIATEEYNAEEPENGLCCKLVFTYTATYPDGAPVVEIEEPENFEDSFETRLLEHLQKTIEEHLGMEMIFSLVSSAQEWLNERWDEHKFHQEEQREQRLREVEEEERKKFEGTRVTVESFLTWKLDFEESTGIAAKRETNNVSKKRTGRELFMLDTTLNDSDIKFLLEAGESIESVKIDEALFQDLGELDLDDDDDEDWVPGAEDDDD; translated from the exons ATGAGCCGGAACTACAAGGAGGATCAGACCAACGAGGTCGAGGCGCTGGACTCCATATACTGCGGCGAAATGCAGA TTCTCGCCACGGAGCCACACCACAAATTCCAGATTCCCATTGCCACGGAGGAGTACAATGCGGAGGAGCCCGAGAACGGACTCTGCTGCAAGCTGGTCTTCACCTACACAGCCACCTATCCGGACGGAGCACCCGTGGTGGAGATCGAGGAGCCGGAGAACTTTGAGGACTCGTTCGAAACGCGCCTTTTGGAGCACCTCCAAAAAACGATCGAGGAGCATCTGGGCATGGAGATGATCTTCTCGCTGGTTAGCAGCGCCCAGGAGTGGCTGAACGAGCGCTGGGACGAGCACAAGTTCCACCAGGAGGAGCAGCGCGAGCAGAGGCTGCGCgaagtggaggaggaggagcgcaAGAAGTTCGAGGGCACCCGGGTGACGGTGGAGTCCTTCCTCACCTGGAAGCTCGATTTCGAGGAGTCCACCGGCATTGCGGCCAAGCGGGAGACGAACAATGTGTCCAAGAAGCGAACTGGTCGCGAACTCTTCATGTTGGACACCACGCTCAACGACTCGGACATCAAGTTCCTTTTGGAGGCGGGCGAAAGCATTGAGAGCGTCAAAATTGATGAGGCTCTGTTCCAGGACCTGGGCGAATTGGATctggatgatgatgacgatgaggaTTGGGTGCCCGGCGCGGAGGACGACGATGATTAA